The Prochlorococcus marinus CUG1416 genome has a segment encoding these proteins:
- the rplE gene encoding 50S ribosomal protein L5, with protein sequence MTLKNRYKESIRPKLLKDLGLKNIHQVPKVVKVNVNRGLGEAASNSKALEASLNEMATITGQKALVTRAKKAIAGFKIREGMPIGCTVTLRGDRMYSFLERFINLALPRIRDFRGVNPKSFDGRGNYTLGVKEQLIFPEISFDKIDSIRGMDITIVTSARSDQEGKALLQELGMPFSKN encoded by the coding sequence ATGACTCTAAAAAATCGCTACAAAGAATCAATTAGACCAAAACTTTTAAAGGACCTTGGTCTTAAAAATATTCATCAAGTACCTAAAGTTGTAAAAGTCAACGTTAACAGAGGTCTTGGTGAAGCCGCTTCTAATTCAAAAGCTCTAGAAGCTTCTTTAAATGAAATGGCAACAATTACAGGACAAAAGGCCTTAGTAACTAGGGCTAAGAAAGCTATCGCGGGTTTTAAAATTCGTGAAGGGATGCCAATTGGTTGTACTGTAACTTTGAGAGGAGACAGGATGTATTCCTTTTTAGAGCGATTTATAAATCTAGCTTTACCAAGAATAAGAGACTTTAGAGGCGTTAATCCAAAAAGTTTCGATGGGAGAGGTAATTACACCCTAGGAGTTAAAGAGCAATTGATTTTTCCTGAAATCTCTTTTGATAAAATAGACTCAATAAGAGGTATGGATATAACTATTGTCACAAGTGCAAGATCAGATCAAGAAGGTAAAGCTCTCTTGCAAGAGTTAGGTATGCCTTTTAGTAAGAATTAA
- the rplX gene encoding 50S ribosomal protein L24 produces MLDSLKQKKNFQRIKMRLKTGDLVKVINGKEKGKTGEVLKTIPLENRVVVKGINLRTKHVKPTQEGETGRILTEEASLHASNVMFFSKDKNLTSKIEYFIDKEGVKKRRLKKTGELID; encoded by the coding sequence ATGTTGGATTCATTAAAACAAAAGAAAAATTTCCAAAGAATAAAAATGAGATTAAAAACTGGAGATTTAGTAAAAGTAATTAACGGAAAGGAAAAAGGCAAAACTGGCGAGGTTTTAAAAACTATCCCTCTTGAAAATAGAGTAGTTGTTAAGGGAATCAATCTTAGGACAAAACATGTAAAACCAACTCAGGAAGGTGAAACTGGAAGAATACTGACAGAAGAAGCATCTTTACATGCATCAAATGTAATGTTCTTTTCCAAGGATAAAAATCTTACAAGTAAGATTGAATACTTTATTGATAAAGAGGGAGTTAAGAAAAGAAGATTGAAGAAAACTGGTGAACTAATTGATTAA
- the rplN gene encoding 50S ribosomal protein L14 gives MIQQETYLTVADNSGAKRLQCIRVLGSNRRYAHVGDVIVATVKDALPNMGVKKSEVVKAVIVRTKATLRRNTGNSIRFDDNAAVLINEDKNPKGTRVFGPVARELRDKNYTKIVSLAPEVI, from the coding sequence ATGATTCAACAAGAAACTTATTTAACAGTCGCTGATAATAGTGGAGCAAAAAGACTCCAGTGTATTAGGGTTTTAGGATCTAATAGAAGATACGCTCATGTTGGGGATGTAATTGTAGCAACAGTAAAAGATGCTCTTCCGAATATGGGAGTTAAGAAATCTGAAGTTGTAAAAGCTGTCATTGTTAGAACGAAAGCAACATTAAGAAGAAATACGGGTAATTCGATCAGATTTGATGATAATGCTGCCGTTTTGATTAATGAAGATAAAAATCCTAAAGGGACTAGAGTTTTTGGTCCTGTAGCTAGAGAATTGCGGGATAAAAATTACACTAAGATTGTTTCTCTTGCTCCGGAGGTGATTTAA
- the rpsQ gene encoding 30S ribosomal protein S17, with product MALKERIGTVVSDKMDKTVVVAVINRYPHPTYKKIVSRTTRYKAHDPENTCVLGDRVKIRETRPLSAHKRWAIEEILNNKIQTKEVKK from the coding sequence ATGGCACTTAAAGAAAGAATTGGTACTGTTGTCAGCGACAAGATGGATAAAACAGTTGTTGTTGCTGTTATTAACAGATATCCACATCCCACTTATAAGAAAATTGTAAGTAGAACCACAAGATATAAGGCACATGATCCTGAAAATACATGTGTTCTAGGTGATCGAGTTAAAATTAGAGAAACTAGACCGCTTAGTGCTCATAAAAGATGGGCAATAGAGGAGATCCTTAATAATAAAATCCAGACTAAGGAGGTTAAAAAATGA
- the rpmC gene encoding 50S ribosomal protein L29, translating to MKNSESLKEFKKLNSDQITEKIDQLRKDLFDLRFKQATRQLNETHKFKIIKKQVAQLLTLSKSQSASQTTSD from the coding sequence ATGAAAAACTCAGAGTCACTTAAAGAATTTAAAAAATTAAATTCTGATCAAATTACTGAAAAGATTGACCAATTACGAAAAGATCTTTTTGACTTGAGATTCAAACAAGCTACTAGACAGCTTAATGAAACTCATAAATTCAAAATTATTAAGAAACAAGTTGCGCAATTACTAACCCTCAGTAAAAGTCAATCTGCTTCTCAAACAACTTCTGATTAA
- the rplP gene encoding 50S ribosomal protein L16, producing the protein MLSPKRTKFRKQHRGRMRGVASKGNTIAFGQFALQAQDCGWVTARQIEASRRAMTRYIKRGGQIWIRIFPDKPVTMRPAETRMGSGKGNPEFWVAVVKPGRILFEMGGEDITEEIAKEAMRLAQYKLPVKTKFISNDKNLELSSQQNSQNNKESQEEVKQ; encoded by the coding sequence ATGCTTAGTCCAAAACGTACTAAATTTCGTAAACAACACAGAGGCAGAATGAGGGGGGTAGCCTCTAAAGGGAATACTATCGCCTTCGGTCAATTTGCCCTCCAAGCTCAAGACTGTGGATGGGTAACTGCTCGGCAAATTGAGGCAAGTAGACGAGCAATGACTAGATATATCAAACGTGGAGGTCAAATCTGGATAAGAATATTTCCTGATAAACCTGTCACTATGAGGCCTGCTGAAACCAGAATGGGTTCTGGTAAAGGTAATCCTGAGTTTTGGGTTGCAGTTGTAAAACCAGGTAGGATACTTTTTGAAATGGGTGGAGAGGATATTACTGAGGAAATTGCAAAAGAAGCTATGCGTCTAGCTCAATACAAACTTCCTGTAAAAACAAAATTCATCTCGAATGATAAAAATCTAGAACTTTCCTCCCAACAAAATTCACAAAATAATAAGGAATCTCAAGAGGAGGTTAAACAATGA
- the rpsC gene encoding 30S ribosomal protein S3 — MGHKIHPSGLRLGITQEHRSKWFATSKTYPILLQEDYKIRTFIQKKYASAGISDVLIARKADQLELELKTARPGVIVGRQGSGIEELRSGIQKTIGDRTRQVRINVVEVERVDADAFLLAEYIAQQLEKRVAFRRTIRMALQRAQRAGVLGLKIQVGGRLNGAEIARTEWTREGRVPLHTLRAEIDYAIREANTTYGVLGIKVWVFKGEVLPKEEQKIPVGVNPNRKVSRRPQQFEDRSNENS, encoded by the coding sequence ATGGGACATAAAATACATCCCTCTGGACTAAGATTAGGAATTACTCAAGAGCATCGCTCCAAATGGTTTGCTACTTCCAAGACATACCCAATTCTTCTCCAAGAAGATTATAAAATTCGTACTTTCATACAGAAAAAATATGCTTCAGCAGGAATTAGCGATGTTTTAATAGCTAGAAAAGCTGATCAGCTTGAACTGGAATTAAAAACAGCAAGACCAGGAGTGATAGTTGGAAGACAAGGTAGTGGAATTGAAGAATTAAGGTCTGGAATTCAGAAAACTATAGGTGATAGGACCAGGCAAGTTAGAATAAATGTTGTTGAGGTTGAGCGAGTTGATGCGGACGCTTTTTTACTTGCTGAATACATAGCGCAACAACTTGAAAAAAGGGTTGCTTTTAGAAGGACTATAAGGATGGCTTTACAAAGAGCTCAAAGGGCTGGAGTTTTAGGTCTTAAAATACAAGTAGGGGGAAGGTTAAATGGCGCTGAAATTGCTAGAACTGAATGGACTAGAGAGGGTAGAGTTCCTTTACATACCTTGCGAGCTGAAATTGACTATGCAATACGTGAAGCTAATACAACTTATGGTGTCCTAGGAATTAAAGTTTGGGTTTTTAAAGGTGAAGTTCTTCCTAAAGAAGAACAAAAAATCCCTGTGGGTGTAAACCCTAATAGGAAAGTTAGTCGAAGACCTCAGCAATTTGAGGATCGTTCAAATGAGAATTCATAG
- the rplV gene encoding 50S ribosomal protein L22, whose translation MTKTPETTKTAIAHGNYVRGSASKVRRVLDQIRGRSYRDALIMLEFMPYRSTDPITKVLRSAVANAEHNLGMDPSTLVISSAWANSGPVMKRFRPRAQGRAFSIKKQTCHISISVESAPTQTNTEVQN comes from the coding sequence ATGACAAAAACACCTGAAACAACCAAAACAGCCATTGCTCATGGAAATTATGTTCGCGGATCAGCCTCTAAAGTGAGAAGAGTTTTGGATCAAATAAGGGGTAGGTCTTATAGAGATGCATTGATTATGTTGGAATTTATGCCTTACAGATCTACTGATCCTATTACTAAAGTTCTAAGATCTGCTGTTGCTAATGCAGAACATAACCTTGGAATGGATCCATCAACCTTAGTTATTTCCTCTGCATGGGCTAATAGTGGTCCAGTAATGAAAAGGTTTAGGCCTAGAGCTCAAGGTAGAGCCTTCTCTATCAAAAAACAGACTTGCCACATAAGCATTTCTGTTGAATCTGCTCCTACTCAAACTAATACGGAGGTACAAAACTAA
- the rpsS gene encoding 30S ribosomal protein S19, protein MGRSLKKGPFIADSLLKKVEKQNSDNDKSVIKTWSRSSTILPVMIGHTIAVHNGKTHIPVFITEQMIGHKLGEFAPTRTYRGHIRDKKGAKS, encoded by the coding sequence ATGGGACGTTCACTAAAAAAAGGACCTTTTATAGCAGATAGCTTGCTCAAAAAGGTAGAAAAACAAAATTCTGATAATGACAAGTCTGTTATTAAAACTTGGTCCAGATCCTCTACGATTCTACCTGTAATGATCGGTCACACAATTGCCGTACACAACGGGAAGACTCACATTCCTGTATTTATAACCGAACAAATGATTGGCCATAAACTCGGTGAATTTGCTCCTACACGCACTTACCGAGGTCACATAAGAGATAAGAAAGGAGCAAAATCATGA
- the rplB gene encoding 50S ribosomal protein L2, with translation MAIRKFKPYTPGTRQRVVTDFSEITSTKPERSLIVSKHRVKGRNNRGVITCRHRGGGHKRQYRLVDFRRDKRNINAKVAAIHYDPHRNARLALLFYEDGEKRYIIAPAGVKVGQNVISGESVPIEDGNAMPLSVMPLGSSVHCVELYAGRGAQMVRSAGASAQVMAKEGDYVALKLPSTEVRLVRKECYATLGEVGNSEIRNTSLGKAGRRRWLGRRPQVRGSVMNPCDHPHGGGEGKAPIGRAGPVTPWGKPALGLKTRKKNKPSNKLVVRRRRRVSKRSRGGRDS, from the coding sequence ATGGCAATTCGTAAATTTAAACCTTATACACCTGGCACTAGACAGAGAGTAGTTACTGATTTTAGTGAAATAACAAGTACAAAACCTGAGAGATCACTAATAGTCTCAAAACATAGAGTTAAAGGCAGGAATAATCGTGGAGTTATTACTTGTCGTCATCGTGGAGGTGGTCACAAAAGGCAATATAGATTAGTTGATTTCAGAAGAGATAAAAGAAACATTAATGCTAAAGTTGCCGCTATCCATTACGATCCTCACAGAAATGCAAGGCTTGCACTTTTATTTTATGAAGATGGAGAGAAAAGATATATTATCGCTCCAGCTGGAGTAAAAGTCGGCCAAAATGTTATTTCTGGAGAAAGTGTTCCAATTGAAGATGGAAATGCAATGCCACTCTCTGTCATGCCATTAGGATCAAGTGTTCATTGTGTTGAGTTATATGCAGGAAGAGGTGCTCAGATGGTTAGATCCGCAGGAGCTAGTGCCCAAGTTATGGCAAAAGAGGGAGATTATGTTGCTTTAAAACTACCATCTACTGAGGTAAGACTTGTTAGAAAAGAATGTTACGCAACTCTTGGAGAAGTTGGTAACTCAGAAATAAGAAATACTAGCTTAGGTAAAGCAGGAAGAAGAAGATGGCTTGGAAGAAGGCCTCAAGTAAGAGGAAGTGTAATGAACCCATGTGATCATCCACATGGAGGAGGAGAGGGAAAAGCACCAATTGGTAGAGCAGGTCCTGTTACTCCATGGGGTAAACCAGCTCTTGGGTTAAAGACACGTAAAAAGAACAAACCAAGTAATAAATTAGTAGTTCGAAGGCGTCGTCGCGTTTCTAAGAGGAGTAGAGGAGGAAGAGACTCTTGA
- a CDS encoding 50S ribosomal protein L23: protein MSNLFDSRLADVIRKPIITEKATNALDINQYTFEVDHRAAKPEIKAAIEALFSVKVIGVNTMNPPRRTRRVGKFSGKRSQVKKAIVRLAEGDKIQLFPES, encoded by the coding sequence ATGAGCAATTTATTTGATTCTCGTTTAGCTGATGTAATTCGAAAGCCAATTATTACTGAGAAAGCTACAAACGCATTAGATATTAATCAATATACTTTTGAAGTAGATCATAGAGCGGCAAAGCCAGAAATAAAGGCAGCTATTGAAGCCTTGTTCAGTGTTAAAGTCATAGGAGTTAACACGATGAATCCTCCTAGGAGAACAAGAAGAGTCGGGAAATTTTCCGGTAAACGTTCTCAGGTCAAGAAGGCAATTGTACGTCTTGCTGAAGGAGACAAAATCCAACTATTTCCAGAATCTTAA
- the rplD gene encoding 50S ribosomal protein L4 — protein MTTLETLKWDGKKSGKVTLDLAIAKETSSADLIHRAVLRQLANKRQGTASTLTRSEVRGGGRKPYKQKGTGRARQGSIRTPLRPGGGIIFGPKPRSYNLDMNRKERRLALRTALMSRISDVKAVEDFGSTLKQPKTSDIINGLARLGIQKTEKVLVILDSPSDLIKKSINNIEKVKLISADQLNVFDILNANKLVIGESAINKIQEVYAS, from the coding sequence ATGACAACACTCGAAACTCTTAAGTGGGATGGTAAAAAATCAGGCAAAGTTACTCTTGATTTGGCAATTGCTAAAGAAACTTCTTCTGCAGACTTAATCCATAGAGCAGTTCTTAGGCAGCTAGCAAATAAAAGACAAGGCACAGCATCAACTTTGACAAGATCTGAAGTACGCGGCGGCGGTAGAAAGCCATACAAACAGAAAGGTACAGGAAGAGCTCGTCAAGGATCAATCAGGACACCCTTAAGACCTGGGGGAGGAATTATTTTTGGACCGAAGCCACGTTCTTACAATCTTGATATGAATCGTAAGGAACGTAGATTAGCTCTTAGAACAGCACTTATGTCTAGAATATCTGATGTGAAGGCTGTTGAAGATTTTGGATCTACTCTAAAGCAGCCTAAAACAAGTGATATCATCAATGGCCTTGCCCGATTAGGCATACAAAAAACTGAAAAAGTTTTGGTTATTCTTGATAGTCCGTCTGATTTAATAAAAAAATCCATAAATAATATTGAAAAAGTAAAATTAATCTCCGCCGATCAATTAAATGTATTTGATATTCTGAATGCTAATAAGTTGGTAATAGGGGAATCAGCAATAAATAAAATTCAGGAGGTTTATGCATCATGA
- the rplC gene encoding 50S ribosomal protein L3 yields the protein MSIGILGKKLGMSQLFDDKGNAVPVTLIEAGPCRVTQLKTTALDGYTAVQIGYGLSKDKHISKPEKGHLLKSGEELLKHLKEYRVEETSSYEIGNQITVKNFEVGQKVDISGKSMGRGFAGYQKRHGFSRGPMSHGSKNHRAPGSTGAGTTPGRIYPGKRMAGRYGGKQITTKGLLVLKIDDQKNLIVVKGSVPGKPGSIVNIKPNNVVGKKGGEKS from the coding sequence ATGTCTATAGGAATTTTAGGAAAGAAATTGGGTATGTCCCAACTTTTCGACGACAAAGGTAATGCTGTACCAGTTACTCTGATTGAAGCTGGCCCTTGCCGTGTCACACAATTGAAAACTACCGCTTTGGATGGTTATACTGCTGTTCAGATAGGTTATGGTTTGTCCAAAGACAAGCATATAAGTAAACCTGAAAAGGGACATTTGTTGAAATCAGGGGAAGAACTTTTAAAGCATTTGAAAGAATATAGAGTTGAAGAAACTTCATCTTATGAAATCGGAAATCAAATAACTGTAAAAAACTTTGAGGTAGGTCAAAAAGTTGATATCAGTGGTAAATCTATGGGTAGAGGTTTTGCTGGTTACCAGAAAAGACATGGTTTTAGTAGAGGTCCTATGAGTCATGGTTCAAAAAATCATAGAGCTCCAGGTTCTACAGGAGCAGGAACAACTCCAGGCAGAATTTATCCTGGTAAAAGAATGGCAGGAAGATATGGAGGAAAACAGATAACTACGAAAGGTTTGTTAGTTCTAAAAATTGATGATCAAAAAAATTTGATTGTAGTAAAGGGTTCTGTCCCAGGTAAGCCTGGCTCAATTGTCAATATTAAGCCAAACAATGTTGTAGGCAAAAAAGGAGGTGAAAAATCATGA
- the ndhN gene encoding NAD(P)H-quinone oxidoreductase subunit N: MPLLLTGKKFHNDLKTNKCLAIFAPLEGGYETRLLRRMRAKGFKTFITSARGLGDPEVFLLKLHGVRPPHLGHLSVGRNGALGEVQQVIPQASELFNENEKNKLLWLLEGQVLSQSELESLIEICTKDNKLTIVVEMGGSRKLEWKPLSDYILDEFES, translated from the coding sequence ATGCCATTACTTCTCACCGGGAAAAAGTTTCATAACGATTTAAAAACTAACAAATGTCTTGCAATCTTTGCTCCTCTTGAAGGTGGTTATGAAACTCGTCTTTTAAGGAGAATGAGGGCCAAGGGCTTTAAAACTTTTATAACCTCAGCAAGAGGGCTTGGAGATCCAGAAGTCTTCTTGCTCAAATTGCATGGCGTTAGACCACCTCACCTTGGACATCTAAGCGTGGGCAGAAATGGAGCGCTAGGGGAAGTTCAACAAGTAATCCCACAAGCTTCTGAGTTATTTAATGAAAATGAGAAAAATAAATTACTTTGGTTGTTAGAAGGTCAAGTATTGTCTCAATCTGAATTGGAGAGCTTAATAGAAATTTGCACTAAAGATAACAAACTAACAATTGTTGTTGAAATGGGTGGTTCAAGAAAACTTGAATGGAAGCCATTAAGTGATTATATTTTGGATGAATTTGAAAGTTAG
- a CDS encoding LdpA C-terminal domain-containing domain, translating to MIKTKNKKDKWIKLICGASNEDIIAIEDLCAIYTAAGVDYIDVAAEESIVHAAKKGIEWAKKVFKNSPGLMISISDGNDIHFRKAKFDPLKCPPHCPRPCEKVCPTFAIDNSGIKESKCYGCGRCLNSCPLNLISEYEYNLSKDDLASTLQKIKPNAVEIHTEINRLDSFTKVVSILKSSETKLDKISISCGLNQSVKKAQEPEDLLKALWERYEILSELNIPLIWQLDGRPMSGDLAPATSRDAVKLFEKIGSDLPPGLIQLAGGTNEKTHEFLKSNNFPDGIAFGSAARKIMQPLIEFAHQNNKRLYEYPETMAFAIKKARKFLEPWKSS from the coding sequence TTGATTAAAACCAAGAATAAAAAAGATAAATGGATTAAGTTAATTTGTGGTGCCAGTAATGAAGATATTATTGCTATCGAAGATTTATGTGCAATTTATACTGCTGCTGGTGTCGACTACATAGATGTTGCCGCAGAAGAATCAATAGTTCATGCAGCAAAAAAAGGAATCGAGTGGGCAAAAAAAGTCTTTAAAAACTCTCCTGGTTTAATGATAAGCATTAGTGATGGTAATGATATCCACTTTCGTAAAGCAAAATTTGATCCATTAAAATGTCCGCCTCATTGTCCAAGACCGTGCGAAAAAGTATGCCCCACCTTTGCAATTGATAATTCTGGGATCAAAGAGAGTAAATGTTATGGATGTGGAAGATGTTTAAATAGCTGTCCCCTAAATCTAATTAGTGAATATGAATATAATTTGTCAAAAGATGATTTAGCATCAACACTTCAAAAAATAAAGCCTAATGCAGTAGAAATTCATACAGAAATCAATCGCCTAGATTCTTTTACAAAAGTTGTAAGTATCCTTAAAAGTTCTGAAACGAAATTAGACAAGATTTCTATCAGTTGTGGATTAAATCAATCTGTCAAAAAAGCACAAGAGCCTGAAGATCTTTTGAAAGCTCTTTGGGAAAGATATGAAATTCTGAGTGAACTTAATATTCCCCTTATTTGGCAGCTAGATGGAAGGCCAATGTCTGGTGATCTTGCTCCAGCAACAAGTAGAGATGCAGTTAAGTTGTTTGAAAAAATCGGTTCAGATCTTCCACCAGGATTAATTCAATTAGCAGGAGGTACAAATGAAAAAACTCATGAATTTTTAAAGTCAAACAATTTTCCAGACGGAATAGCATTTGGAAGTGCTGCAAGAAAAATTATGCAGCCCCTTATTGAATTTGCTCACCAAAATAACAAAAGACTCTATGAGTATCCTGAAACAATGGCTTTTGCAATCAAAAAAGCTCGGAAATTTCTAGAGCCATGGAAATCTAGCTAA
- a CDS encoding HAD family hydrolase, which translates to MSSQKIFLFDFDGVIVDGMHEYWHSSLLACEKYLNSPYISFDQKLYKKVPNTFKEIRPWVKYGWEMVLIVHEIIKTENPIKNINKDDFINNYHQNCQRILKDNSWNAEDLQKILDKSRKYQIDKDFKSWVNLHNPFFEIINFMKELRKKEIKTGIITTKGKIFAEKILIQLNIFPEFIFGYESGTKTKISEKLTQTYEILGFIEDRKKTLIDIKQNSATSHIPCFLADWGYLKESDRYNLSNEIKLLKLGNIEKLVAI; encoded by the coding sequence GTGTCTTCTCAAAAAATATTTCTATTTGATTTTGATGGAGTTATAGTCGATGGAATGCATGAATATTGGCATAGTTCTTTGCTGGCCTGCGAAAAATATTTAAATTCACCGTACATTTCTTTTGATCAAAAACTTTATAAAAAAGTACCAAATACCTTCAAAGAAATTAGGCCTTGGGTTAAATATGGTTGGGAAATGGTTCTAATTGTTCACGAAATCATAAAAACAGAAAATCCAATTAAAAATATTAATAAAGATGATTTCATAAATAATTATCATCAAAATTGCCAGAGGATATTAAAAGATAATTCCTGGAATGCCGAAGATTTACAAAAAATATTAGATAAGTCTCGCAAGTACCAAATTGATAAAGATTTTAAATCCTGGGTGAATTTACACAATCCATTTTTTGAAATTATAAATTTTATGAAAGAATTAAGGAAGAAGGAAATAAAAACCGGAATAATAACAACAAAAGGGAAGATATTTGCAGAAAAAATTCTTATACAATTAAATATTTTTCCAGAATTTATTTTTGGTTATGAATCCGGAACAAAAACTAAAATATCTGAAAAGCTTACACAAACTTATGAAATTTTAGGTTTTATAGAAGATAGAAAAAAAACTCTAATTGATATTAAACAAAATTCAGCAACCTCTCATATTCCATGCTTCCTAGCTGATTGGGGATATTTAAAAGAATCAGATAGATATAATTTAAGTAATGAAATCAAATTGCTCAAATTAGGTAACATAGAGAAATTAGTTGCAATTTAA
- the recA gene encoding recombinase RecA, translating into MSLEEKKKTESKEKDKALSLVLGQIERNFGRGSIMRLGDASRMKVETISTGALTLDLALGGGYPKGRVVEVYGPESSGKTTLTLHAIAEVQRNGGVAAFVDAEHALDPVYAASLGVDVENLLVSQPDTGEMALEIVDQLIRSSAVDLVVVDSVAALTPRAEIEGEMGDHVIGSQARLMSQAMRKITGNIGKSGCTVIFLNQLRLKIGVTYGNPETTTGGNALKFYASVRLDIRRIQTLKRGTEEYGIRAKVKVAKNKVAPPFRIAEFDILFGKGISTTGCLLDLAEETNIIIRRGAWYSYEGENIGQGRDNTIIWLDQNLEIRNKVESIVKEKLTEGTEVSANSMKALNTNPNNTIAVNDIKTVA; encoded by the coding sequence ATGAGTCTTGAAGAAAAGAAAAAAACTGAATCAAAAGAAAAAGACAAGGCATTAAGTCTCGTCTTAGGTCAAATAGAAAGAAATTTTGGACGGGGATCAATAATGAGACTTGGTGACGCCTCAAGAATGAAAGTAGAAACAATATCTACTGGAGCGCTCACATTAGATTTAGCATTAGGAGGAGGCTATCCAAAAGGAAGAGTCGTAGAAGTTTACGGACCAGAAAGTTCAGGAAAAACTACATTAACGCTTCACGCGATTGCGGAAGTCCAAAGAAATGGAGGAGTAGCTGCATTTGTAGATGCTGAGCATGCACTCGATCCAGTTTATGCAGCCTCTTTAGGAGTTGATGTTGAAAATTTGTTAGTTTCACAACCAGATACTGGTGAAATGGCTCTAGAAATAGTTGACCAACTTATAAGATCGAGTGCAGTAGATCTTGTTGTTGTTGACTCGGTAGCAGCACTAACTCCAAGAGCCGAGATAGAAGGAGAGATGGGAGATCACGTGATTGGAAGCCAAGCAAGGCTAATGAGTCAAGCAATGAGAAAAATAACAGGAAATATTGGGAAATCTGGATGTACGGTAATTTTCTTGAATCAATTGCGCCTCAAAATTGGCGTTACATACGGCAATCCTGAAACAACCACAGGAGGTAATGCATTAAAATTTTATGCCTCAGTGAGACTTGATATAAGAAGAATTCAAACTCTTAAAAGAGGTACTGAAGAATATGGCATAAGAGCAAAAGTGAAAGTAGCAAAAAACAAAGTTGCACCACCATTTAGAATTGCAGAGTTTGATATTCTCTTCGGAAAAGGTATTAGTACAACAGGATGTTTATTAGATTTAGCAGAAGAGACTAATATTATAATCAGGAGAGGTGCTTGGTATAGTTATGAAGGAGAAAATATCGGACAAGGAAGAGATAATACAATTATTTGGCTTGATCAAAACTTAGAAATTAGGAATAAAGTAGAATCTATAGTTAAAGAGAAATTAACAGAAGGTACTGAAGTCAGTGCTAATTCAATGAAAGCATTAAATACCAATCCTAATAATACAATCGCTGTTAATGATATAAAAACGGTAGCTTAG
- a CDS encoding DUF2839 domain-containing protein: MGEAKRRKTLGLPTKKNNTKTKFDESPRLFEWLPFTINQKDNLIKLSIKASWFGIGGLVILWIVVRFIGPAAGWWTLADSL, encoded by the coding sequence ATGGGAGAAGCAAAAAGACGTAAAACACTCGGATTACCTACAAAAAAAAATAATACTAAAACTAAATTTGATGAGTCTCCAAGATTATTTGAATGGCTTCCCTTTACAATCAATCAAAAAGATAACCTAATTAAATTAAGTATTAAGGCCAGTTGGTTTGGAATCGGAGGGTTAGTAATCTTATGGATTGTTGTGAGATTTATAGGCCCTGCTGCTGGGTGGTGGACTTTGGCTGATTCTTTATAA